From the Candidatus Binataceae bacterium genome, the window GTGCTCGTCGGGCCGCACGATTTCCAGGTATCGCGGTTCGGCGAAGGCCTTCTTCACTTCGTCGAGATCGTCGGCCCACAACTCCGCGTATCCGTCGTAGGGTCCCGATCCGCCCGGCGTGTCGGAGAGACCGGATTCGATCGCGTGGCTCTGGACGTACTTGCGAAAGTGCCGCATCAGCTCCGGCACTCCGAGCACGAGCGGCCCATGCACGTCCTTCCAGTAGCGATGGAATTCCTGC encodes:
- a CDS encoding EthD domain-containing protein, with protein sequence MVKVAVMLKRKPGMSAQEFHRYWKDVHGPLVLGVPELMRHFRKYVQSHAIESGLSDTPGGSGPYDGYAELWADDLDEVKKAFAEPRYLEIVRPDEHKFLDLANCVFMVTEEVTMKG